One Micromonospora eburnea genomic region harbors:
- a CDS encoding PrsW family intramembrane metalloprotease has protein sequence MAQSYPPPPVSTTVRRPWLRIFWVGLVLWLATVVVIFATGNPTLVPTLVLLGSFLVPVTFVIWAFQRRETGELTPGLILNTFLAGGVLGVLAASLLESYLLRPSWWLFLGVGLIEEAVKLGVLAFLTRHLHHKAVRDGLILGASVGFGFAALETAGYAFTALFTTHGLSVTQLVETELLRSVIAPFGHGLWTAILGGVLFSSSTREHFVVTGRLILAYLGVSLLHAFWDGMRVIALILTVLFTGGEVSNGRLVRPSSGQVALFNALQWIGLAVVALIGLLWLWALVRKARRAPQAPPPERGGWRVPIRPPGG, from the coding sequence GTGGCCCAGTCGTACCCCCCACCGCCTGTTTCGACGACGGTCCGGCGGCCGTGGCTGCGGATCTTCTGGGTGGGCCTGGTGCTGTGGCTGGCCACCGTGGTGGTCATCTTCGCGACCGGCAACCCCACCCTCGTGCCGACCCTGGTGCTGCTGGGCAGCTTCCTGGTGCCCGTGACGTTCGTGATCTGGGCCTTCCAGCGCCGGGAGACCGGTGAACTCACGCCCGGCCTCATCCTGAACACGTTCCTGGCCGGCGGTGTGCTCGGCGTGCTGGCCGCCTCGCTGCTCGAGTCCTACCTGCTGCGCCCGTCGTGGTGGCTGTTCCTCGGGGTGGGACTCATCGAGGAGGCCGTGAAGCTCGGGGTGCTGGCGTTCCTGACCCGGCACCTGCACCACAAGGCGGTACGCGACGGGCTCATCCTCGGTGCGTCGGTCGGGTTCGGCTTCGCGGCCCTGGAAACCGCCGGCTACGCCTTCACCGCGCTGTTCACCACGCACGGGCTCTCGGTGACCCAACTCGTGGAGACCGAGCTGCTGCGCAGCGTGATCGCCCCCTTCGGGCACGGCCTGTGGACGGCGATCCTCGGCGGGGTGCTCTTCTCGTCCAGCACCCGGGAGCATTTCGTGGTCACCGGGCGGCTGATCCTCGCCTACCTCGGCGTGTCCCTGCTGCACGCGTTCTGGGACGGCATGCGGGTGATCGCGTTGATCCTTACCGTGCTGTTCACCGGGGGAGAGGTGTCCAACGGCAGGCTCGTCCGGCCCAGCAGCGGCCAGGTGGCGCTGTTCAACGCGCTGCAGTGGATCGGGCTCGCGGTCGTGGCGCTCATCGGGCTGCTCTGGCTGTGGGCGCTGGTGCGGAAGGCGCGCCGCGCCCCGCAGGCGCCCCCGCCGGAGCGTGGCGGCTGGCGGGTGCCGATCCGCCCGCCGGGCGGCTGA
- a CDS encoding restriction endonuclease, with protein sequence MKAAERAAAADERERKRLYAEARSAEARAANSDLQVRLEELEQLLVATLDVDDHIDFRRLRKSVTHAPFNAGMLGSPLPPPDWRRFEPPAPTGLAKVLGGQTKYQQQLAAAQQAFAQAQAQYAAAEADRQRRLAAAYQSYQKQCAEIDAEAAAYNAEIERFAAAFAAADPAAVVEYFSMVLGNSVYPDDFPQQYRLAYVPESRQLVVEYHLPTLDAIPKVREYRYVKARDEITSASRPMKEVKDRYTNLVAQLTLRTVHELFEADRASLVETIIFNGIVDTIDPRIGAAVQPCLVTLRTTREVFGEINLRMVEPGACLQHLNASLSKRPAELAPVRPVLEFDMVDKRFVDEVDVLADLDQRPNLLKLTPTEFESLIQNLFAKMGLETKQTRPSRDGGVDCVAFDPRPIFGGKVVIQAKRYRNTVDVSSVRDLYGTLQNEGASKGILVTTSGYGAASYEFASGKPLELIDGSNLLYLLAEHAEVEARIDPSELD encoded by the coding sequence ATGAAGGCTGCGGAACGCGCCGCGGCGGCAGACGAACGGGAGCGCAAGCGGCTCTACGCCGAGGCGCGGAGCGCCGAGGCGAGGGCTGCCAACTCGGACCTCCAGGTCCGCCTTGAGGAGTTGGAACAACTGCTGGTTGCGACACTCGATGTCGACGACCACATCGACTTCCGTCGGCTGAGAAAATCAGTCACCCACGCACCCTTCAACGCCGGAATGTTGGGCAGCCCCCTGCCCCCGCCGGACTGGCGCCGATTCGAGCCACCCGCGCCAACCGGGCTGGCCAAGGTGCTCGGCGGCCAGACGAAGTACCAGCAACAGTTGGCCGCAGCTCAGCAGGCGTTCGCGCAGGCGCAGGCGCAGTACGCGGCCGCCGAGGCCGATCGCCAGCGGCGACTGGCCGCCGCCTACCAGAGCTATCAGAAGCAGTGCGCCGAGATTGACGCGGAAGCCGCCGCGTACAACGCCGAGATTGAACGGTTTGCCGCGGCTTTCGCCGCTGCGGACCCGGCGGCGGTTGTCGAGTACTTCAGCATGGTGCTTGGTAATTCGGTCTACCCTGACGACTTTCCCCAGCAGTACCGGTTGGCATACGTCCCGGAATCACGACAGTTGGTGGTGGAGTACCACCTGCCGACGCTGGACGCGATCCCCAAGGTCCGGGAGTATCGCTACGTCAAAGCCCGTGACGAGATCACCTCGGCATCCCGGCCGATGAAGGAGGTCAAGGATCGGTACACCAATCTTGTCGCCCAGTTGACGCTACGAACGGTTCATGAACTGTTCGAGGCCGACCGTGCTTCGTTGGTGGAGACGATCATCTTCAACGGCATCGTCGACACTATTGATCCACGTATCGGAGCCGCCGTTCAGCCGTGCCTGGTGACGCTTCGAACCACCCGCGAGGTGTTCGGCGAAATCAACCTTCGCATGGTCGAGCCCGGTGCCTGCCTGCAGCATCTCAATGCGTCGTTGTCGAAGCGTCCCGCCGAGCTCGCGCCGGTCCGTCCCGTGCTGGAGTTCGACATGGTCGACAAGCGGTTCGTCGACGAGGTTGACGTGCTCGCCGACCTCGACCAGCGGCCGAACCTGCTCAAGCTCACCCCGACGGAGTTCGAGAGCCTGATCCAGAACCTCTTCGCCAAGATGGGACTGGAGACAAAGCAGACCCGCCCGTCTCGCGACGGTGGTGTGGACTGTGTCGCCTTCGACCCCCGACCGATTTTCGGTGGCAAGGTCGTCATCCAGGCAAAGCGTTACCGCAACACGGTCGACGTCTCCTCTGTGCGGGACCTCTACGGCACCCTCCAGAACGAAGGTGCGTCCAAGGGCATCCTCGTGACCACCAGCGGCTATGGAGCTGCCTCGTACGAATTCGCTTCCGGCAAGCCTCTGGAGTTGATCGACGGCTCTAACCTGCTCTACCTGCTCGCCGAGCATGCGGAGGTGGAGGCCCGGATCGACCCGAGCGAGCTGGACTGA
- the darT gene encoding type II toxin-antitoxin system toxin DNA ADP-ribosyl transferase DarT encodes MAETFGQPKPTLILHFTHIDNLPGILKADRLFSDSSVGPQLATNVGAVEIKARRRERRVPCPPGGFVADYVPFYFAPRSPMMYRIMCDHRDGKPGRYPGGEDPLVYLVSSVERVHAAGLRWVASDGNCAVGLTTFSTELDELSALVDWPLLRAEVWKDIPDDMDRVRRRAAEFLVHREFPLDLLLGYVVRTTERQEQVRRVFRDAGMIEPYGRVRPGWYYGNPRGEVRR; translated from the coding sequence ATGGCGGAGACATTCGGCCAACCGAAGCCGACCCTGATCTTGCATTTCACGCACATCGACAACCTGCCGGGCATCTTGAAGGCGGACAGGTTGTTCTCGGACAGCAGCGTCGGGCCGCAGTTGGCCACGAATGTGGGTGCCGTGGAGATCAAGGCGCGTCGACGGGAGCGGCGGGTGCCATGCCCTCCTGGTGGGTTCGTCGCTGACTATGTGCCCTTCTACTTCGCCCCACGCTCACCGATGATGTACCGGATCATGTGTGACCATCGGGACGGGAAGCCGGGGCGCTATCCAGGCGGGGAGGACCCGCTCGTCTACCTCGTGAGCTCGGTGGAGCGGGTGCATGCAGCCGGGCTGCGCTGGGTGGCAAGCGACGGCAACTGCGCCGTCGGGCTGACCACCTTCTCGACCGAGCTCGATGAGCTTTCGGCCCTCGTCGACTGGCCTTTGCTGCGAGCGGAGGTCTGGAAGGACATTCCCGATGATATGGACCGCGTGCGTCGCCGCGCGGCCGAATTCCTGGTACATCGTGAGTTTCCTCTGGACCTGCTTCTCGGTTACGTCGTACGGACAACGGAACGGCAGGAACAGGTGAGGCGGGTCTTCCGCGATGCTGGCATGATCGAGCCGTACGGTCGTGTCAGACCTGGCTGGTACTACGGAAACCCGCGGGGGGAGGTGCGCAGATGA
- the darG gene encoding type II toxin-antitoxin system antitoxin DNA ADP-ribosyl glycohydrolase DarG, whose translation MIVIGHGNLLTADADALVNTVNTVGVMGKGIALQFKRAYPANYAAYRAACAADEVKLGRMLVFDSARLGPRRYVINFPTKGHWRANSKLSDIQDGLADLVRIVRERQISSLAVPALGCGNGGLRWDEVRPVIERAFAEIPHVRVLLFPPEGAPDPADMPVATEKPQLTSGRAILLRAIERYLQRARTLEPRDGVTVLEIQKIAYFLQVLGQPLRLQFGRGRYGPYAENLNHVLDRLEGHYLTGFGDRSARVEELQPIRLTDGTVEAVADWFGTHGSASCDVLDRLAHLTDGFEAPYSLELLATVHYAAASHPATSDLDELTERVRNWSGRKARLFTAAHIRLAYGRLKSAGLLPALSLA comes from the coding sequence ATGATCGTCATCGGTCACGGCAACCTGTTGACCGCTGACGCCGACGCGTTGGTCAACACGGTCAACACGGTCGGAGTGATGGGTAAGGGGATCGCTCTCCAGTTCAAGCGTGCCTACCCGGCCAACTACGCGGCTTACCGGGCTGCCTGCGCCGCCGACGAGGTCAAGCTGGGCCGGATGCTCGTTTTCGACTCGGCACGCCTCGGTCCGCGTAGATATGTGATCAACTTTCCTACCAAGGGTCACTGGCGGGCGAACTCAAAGTTGTCCGACATCCAGGACGGCCTTGCTGATCTCGTCCGTATAGTGCGCGAACGGCAGATTTCGTCGCTGGCTGTGCCGGCGCTGGGGTGCGGCAACGGTGGACTCCGCTGGGACGAGGTCCGACCCGTCATCGAGCGCGCCTTCGCCGAGATCCCCCACGTGCGAGTGCTGCTGTTCCCGCCCGAGGGCGCACCGGACCCCGCCGACATGCCGGTGGCCACGGAGAAGCCCCAACTGACCTCGGGGCGGGCAATCCTGTTGCGGGCGATTGAGCGCTATTTGCAACGGGCGCGAACCCTCGAACCACGCGACGGAGTCACCGTTCTGGAAATCCAGAAGATCGCCTACTTCCTGCAGGTGTTGGGTCAGCCACTACGCCTGCAGTTCGGCCGCGGCCGATATGGCCCGTACGCCGAGAACCTCAACCACGTCCTCGACCGGCTGGAAGGGCACTACCTGACCGGCTTCGGTGACCGGTCGGCGCGGGTCGAGGAGCTTCAACCGATCCGGCTGACTGACGGCACTGTCGAGGCCGTCGCGGACTGGTTCGGAACTCACGGTTCGGCGTCGTGCGACGTGCTGGACCGGCTGGCCCACCTGACCGACGGGTTCGAGGCGCCCTACAGCCTTGAGTTGCTGGCGACCGTGCATTACGCAGCCGCGTCACATCCAGCGACCAGCGATCTCGACGAGTTGACCGAGCGGGTTCGTAACTGGAGTGGCCGCAAGGCCCGCCTCTTCACGGCTGCGCACATCCGGCTGGCTTACGGTCGGCTGAAGTCAGCTGGCCTGCTGCCTGCCTTGAGCCTCGCGTGA
- a CDS encoding TetR/AcrR family transcriptional regulator, which yields MARAGLTAERLTRAGAELADEVGFDQVTVSALARRFDVTVASLYSHVRNSQDLRTRIALLALDEMAALAADALAGRAGRDALTALANVYRDYAREHPGRYAAAQLRLDPETAAASAGGRHAQLTRAILRGYDLTEPDQTHAVRLLGSVFHGYVSLELGGGFEHSAPDTTQTWARILDALDALLRNWPAPPDAA from the coding sequence ATGGCACGTGCAGGGCTGACCGCGGAACGCCTGACCCGGGCGGGCGCCGAGCTCGCCGACGAGGTCGGCTTCGACCAGGTGACCGTCTCGGCGCTCGCCCGGCGTTTCGATGTCACGGTCGCGAGCCTGTACTCGCACGTGCGGAACTCGCAGGACCTCCGGACCAGGATCGCCCTGCTCGCCCTGGACGAGATGGCCGCCCTCGCCGCCGACGCGCTGGCCGGTCGGGCCGGCCGGGACGCCCTGACCGCCCTCGCCAACGTCTACCGGGACTACGCCCGGGAGCACCCCGGCCGCTACGCCGCCGCCCAGCTCCGGCTCGACCCGGAGACGGCCGCCGCCAGTGCCGGCGGCCGGCACGCTCAGCTGACCCGGGCCATCCTGCGTGGCTACGACCTGACGGAGCCGGACCAGACGCACGCCGTCCGGCTGCTGGGCAGCGTCTTCCACGGCTACGTCAGCCTGGAACTGGGCGGCGGGTTCGAACACAGCGCCCCGGACACCACGCAGACCTGGGCACGGATCCTGGACGCCCTCGACGCCCTGCTGCGCAACTGGCCGGCGCCCCCGGACGCCGCCTAG
- a CDS encoding FBP domain-containing protein: MTPLTEQDIRAAFVNCSKGEAKRLTVPRDLADRPWDDLDYLGWRDLQAPDRAYLVAVLDGRPTALALRCPTPTTRQPRRTMCAMCLTTPVGGVSLMVARKAGKAGQQGNSVGTYLCSDLACSLYLRGKKDAGAGARLPESLTLEEKIQRTVANLVGFIATVTA, encoded by the coding sequence ATGACACCCCTCACCGAGCAGGACATCCGTGCCGCCTTCGTGAACTGCAGCAAGGGCGAGGCCAAGCGCCTGACCGTCCCGCGCGACCTGGCCGACCGGCCCTGGGACGACCTGGACTACCTCGGCTGGCGAGATCTGCAGGCGCCGGACCGCGCCTACCTGGTCGCCGTCCTGGACGGCCGGCCGACGGCCCTCGCGCTGCGCTGCCCCACCCCCACCACCCGGCAGCCACGGCGCACCATGTGCGCGATGTGCCTCACCACGCCCGTCGGCGGGGTCTCGCTGATGGTCGCCCGCAAGGCCGGGAAGGCCGGGCAGCAGGGCAACTCCGTGGGCACCTACCTCTGCAGCGACCTGGCCTGCTCCCTCTACCTGCGAGGCAAGAAGGACGCCGGTGCCGGCGCGCGGCTGCCCGAGTCGCTCACCCTGGAGGAGAAGATCCAGCGGACCGTGGCGAACCTCGTCGGATTCATCGCCACGGTGACCGCGTGA
- a CDS encoding MMPL family transporter codes for MTTIRRKDRLAGLPSGRRGKYAMLVFWLVLVAVAGPLALKLTEVQDNDALGALPATAETSRAVQRAQEAFPDSQKPLAVAVYVREAGLTATDRAKVDADRAVFSRYADGGQVSPPMPSDDGQALLLSFPVAGDAGQRADAVADIKKRLAGDVPGGLRTALTGPAGGEDDVFDAFAGMDTTLLLATAGTVALLLLVTYRSPVLWLIPLVTVALANQLASAVVYLLAEHAGLAVDFQSQSILTVLVFGVGVDYALLLIARYREELRRHVDRHAAMAVALRRSIGAIGASAATVALGLLCLLAAQLPSTRGLGPVGAVGIVAALLAMTTLLPAVLVLFGRWLFWPFVPRYSPDAVGVDVAAEHGVWRRIAGFVGGRPRAVWLGTAAVLVALSFGMLNLSIGMPHDESFTKEVGSVTGQRMIEAHYPSGSASPAEILAAAGQAGQVVAAARTVPGVAEVGEPEPSADGRWVRVAVVLADTPDSDAALDTVERLRAAVHAVPGAQALVGGDTAYLIDEQRTVSRDNWTVAPLVLAVVLFILVVLLRALVAPLLLLASVVLSYAAALGAAGLILDAMGYPNLFVGIPLQTFLFLVALGVDYTIFLSTRAREETARLGHRRGVLHALTVTGGVITSAGVVLAATFGALNVLPLVPSVQTAVIIGVGVLLDTFLVRSLLVPALALHVGRRTWWPSTLARPVFRPVAAPPAERVPAAS; via the coding sequence ATGACCACGATCAGGCGCAAGGATCGACTGGCCGGCCTGCCGTCCGGTCGCCGCGGCAAATACGCGATGCTCGTCTTCTGGCTCGTCCTCGTCGCGGTGGCCGGGCCGCTGGCGCTCAAGTTGACCGAGGTGCAGGACAACGACGCCCTCGGCGCGCTGCCCGCCACCGCCGAGACCAGCCGGGCCGTGCAGCGGGCGCAGGAGGCGTTCCCGGATTCGCAGAAGCCCCTGGCCGTCGCCGTCTACGTCCGCGAGGCCGGGCTCACCGCCACCGACCGGGCCAAGGTCGACGCCGACCGGGCGGTTTTCTCCCGGTACGCCGACGGCGGCCAGGTGTCGCCGCCGATGCCCAGCGACGACGGGCAGGCGCTGCTGCTCTCCTTTCCCGTCGCCGGGGACGCCGGCCAGCGCGCCGACGCGGTGGCGGACATCAAGAAGCGGCTCGCCGGTGACGTACCCGGGGGTTTGCGGACGGCGCTGACCGGTCCGGCCGGCGGTGAGGACGACGTCTTCGACGCGTTCGCCGGCATGGACACCACGCTGCTGCTGGCGACCGCCGGCACGGTCGCGTTGCTGCTGCTCGTCACATACCGGAGTCCGGTGCTGTGGCTGATCCCGCTCGTCACGGTGGCGCTGGCCAACCAGCTCGCCAGCGCGGTAGTGTACCTGCTGGCCGAGCACGCCGGGCTGGCCGTGGACTTCCAGAGCCAGAGCATCCTGACCGTGCTGGTCTTCGGCGTCGGCGTGGACTACGCCCTGCTGCTCATCGCCCGCTACCGGGAGGAGCTGCGCCGGCACGTCGACCGGCACGCGGCGATGGCCGTCGCGCTGCGTCGCTCGATCGGCGCGATCGGCGCCTCGGCGGCGACCGTCGCGCTCGGCCTGCTCTGTCTGCTCGCCGCGCAGCTGCCGTCCACCCGGGGGCTGGGGCCGGTCGGGGCGGTCGGGATCGTCGCGGCGCTGCTCGCCATGACCACGCTGCTGCCGGCCGTACTGGTCCTCTTCGGGCGGTGGCTGTTCTGGCCGTTCGTGCCGCGCTACTCGCCGGACGCGGTCGGGGTCGACGTGGCGGCCGAGCACGGGGTGTGGCGGCGGATCGCCGGGTTCGTCGGCGGTCGGCCCCGCGCGGTGTGGCTGGGTACGGCGGCGGTGCTGGTCGCGCTGAGCTTCGGCATGCTCAACCTGAGCATCGGCATGCCGCACGACGAGTCGTTCACCAAGGAGGTCGGCTCGGTCACCGGCCAGCGGATGATCGAGGCGCACTACCCGAGCGGTTCCGCCTCGCCCGCCGAGATCCTGGCCGCCGCCGGCCAGGCCGGGCAGGTGGTGGCCGCCGCGCGTACCGTGCCGGGGGTGGCCGAGGTGGGCGAGCCGGAACCCTCGGCGGACGGCCGCTGGGTACGCGTCGCGGTGGTCCTGGCCGACACGCCGGACAGCGACGCGGCGCTGGACACGGTCGAGCGGCTGCGCGCCGCGGTGCACGCGGTGCCGGGCGCGCAGGCCCTCGTGGGCGGGGACACCGCATATCTGATCGACGAGCAGCGGACGGTCAGCCGGGACAACTGGACGGTGGCGCCGCTGGTGCTCGCGGTCGTCCTGTTCATCCTGGTGGTGTTGTTGCGCGCACTGGTCGCACCGCTGCTGTTGCTGGCCAGCGTGGTCCTGTCCTACGCCGCCGCGCTGGGCGCGGCCGGGTTGATCCTCGACGCGATGGGCTACCCGAACCTGTTCGTCGGGATCCCGTTGCAGACGTTCCTGTTCCTCGTCGCTCTCGGCGTGGACTACACCATCTTCCTCAGCACCCGGGCGCGGGAGGAGACGGCGCGGCTCGGTCACCGGCGGGGTGTGCTGCACGCGCTGACCGTGACCGGCGGGGTGATCACCAGCGCGGGCGTGGTCCTCGCGGCCACCTTCGGCGCGCTCAACGTGCTGCCGTTGGTGCCGTCCGTGCAGACGGCCGTGATCATCGGCGTCGGGGTGCTGCTCGACACGTTCCTGGTCCGCAGTCTGCTCGTCCCCGCGCTGGCGCTGCACGTCGGCCGCCGTACCTGGTGGCCGAGCACCCTGGCCCGGCCGGTGTTCCGGCCGGTCGCGGCCCCGCCGGCCGAACGGGTCCCGGCGGCGTCGTAG
- a CDS encoding class I SAM-dependent methyltransferase codes for MPPGDDPARGQSAHDLLTRWYEDYYSTTAATADGSFFERYLHRSMEAPYGPDVRYARVLEVGGNCGEHVPYVRHQFDEYLLTDLREPRPTERVAADPRVRVAACDVSDLPYPDGGFDRVIATCLLHHLTDPYAALREMRRVAAPGGTVTILLPTDPGIVYRLGKALTSGRAARRQGIADLYQVVTALDHRNHFPSLLAQVRHVFRADDVAVNWRPFRVPGWHLNAFSVVHARVSDDAGV; via the coding sequence ATGCCTCCAGGCGACGACCCCGCTCGCGGGCAGAGCGCGCACGATCTGCTGACCCGGTGGTACGAGGACTACTACTCCACGACGGCCGCGACGGCGGACGGGTCGTTCTTCGAGCGTTACCTGCACCGGTCGATGGAGGCGCCGTACGGTCCGGATGTCCGGTACGCCCGGGTGCTGGAGGTGGGCGGCAACTGCGGCGAGCACGTGCCGTACGTGCGGCACCAGTTCGACGAGTACCTGCTGACCGACCTGCGTGAGCCCCGCCCGACCGAGCGGGTGGCGGCGGATCCCCGCGTACGGGTGGCGGCCTGTGACGTGTCCGATCTGCCGTACCCGGACGGCGGGTTCGACCGCGTGATCGCGACCTGCCTGCTGCACCACCTGACCGACCCGTACGCGGCACTGCGCGAGATGCGCCGGGTCGCCGCGCCCGGCGGCACCGTCACGATCCTGCTGCCGACCGACCCGGGGATCGTGTACCGGTTGGGCAAGGCGCTCACCTCCGGTCGTGCCGCCCGCCGGCAGGGCATCGCCGACCTTTACCAGGTGGTCACCGCGCTCGACCACCGCAACCACTTCCCGTCCCTGCTGGCCCAGGTGCGACACGTCTTCCGCGCCGACGATGTCGCGGTGAACTGGCGGCCGTTCCGGGTGCCCGGCTGGCACCTGAACGCGTTCAGCGTGGTGCACGCCCGGGTATCGGACGACGCCGGCGTCTGA
- a CDS encoding sensor histidine kinase, with amino-acid sequence MDSSVRASFWQQIRPGAVAAVQGLAVALLSLTTNVALFVLSVVALALIPALGIGFALFPAVTVLVRASLTLQRRLSRWGTAPIASPYAPVPAGAALGTWRRFRWVVTDPATWRDLAWLIPGTITGAACLLAFALPVYGLEGALFVPVVCYLTIGWYGYGVFWPTDNFVKVWLSVPQGWLLLAGGLAVAPWLLWLHFRFAGFFLAPTRAQELALRVRHLAATRADTIDTQAAELRRIERDLHDGAQARLVALRMSIGLAEQLLADDPAAAQRLLSEAQESSGHALAELRDLVRGIYPPVLAERGLAGAVQALALAVPLPVELDVRLPGSPPAAVESAAYFAVAEALANVTKHSTATRVWIQVHHQDGLLKMVVGDDGRGGATMDAGTGLSGVRRRLASFDGTMTVTSPAGGPTVVTMELPCELSSPRISPSSGTG; translated from the coding sequence GTGGACAGCTCCGTACGTGCCTCCTTCTGGCAGCAGATCCGACCCGGCGCGGTCGCCGCCGTGCAGGGCCTGGCCGTGGCGTTGCTCAGCCTGACCACCAACGTGGCGCTGTTCGTGCTGTCGGTGGTCGCGCTGGCGCTGATACCCGCGCTCGGCATCGGGTTCGCGCTCTTTCCGGCGGTGACCGTGCTGGTGCGGGCGTCGCTGACGCTGCAACGCCGGCTGAGCCGGTGGGGCACGGCGCCGATCGCCTCCCCGTACGCCCCCGTGCCCGCCGGTGCCGCGCTCGGCACCTGGCGGCGGTTCCGGTGGGTGGTCACGGACCCGGCGACCTGGCGGGACCTGGCCTGGCTGATCCCCGGCACGATCACCGGCGCCGCCTGCCTGCTCGCGTTCGCCCTTCCCGTGTACGGCCTCGAAGGCGCTCTGTTCGTGCCGGTCGTGTGCTACCTGACCATCGGCTGGTACGGCTACGGCGTGTTCTGGCCGACGGACAACTTCGTCAAGGTGTGGCTCTCCGTGCCACAGGGCTGGCTGCTCCTGGCCGGCGGGCTGGCCGTCGCACCCTGGCTGCTGTGGCTGCACTTCCGCTTCGCCGGCTTCTTCCTCGCCCCCACCCGGGCGCAGGAGTTGGCCCTACGGGTGCGGCACCTCGCCGCCACCCGCGCCGACACCATCGACACCCAGGCCGCCGAGCTGCGCAGGATCGAACGCGACCTGCACGACGGGGCGCAGGCCCGGCTGGTCGCGCTGCGGATGAGCATCGGTCTGGCCGAGCAGCTGCTGGCCGACGATCCGGCGGCGGCGCAACGGCTGCTCAGCGAGGCGCAGGAGTCCAGCGGCCACGCCCTCGCCGAGCTGCGCGACCTCGTTCGCGGCATCTACCCGCCGGTGCTGGCCGAGCGGGGCCTGGCCGGCGCGGTGCAGGCCCTCGCCCTGGCCGTGCCGCTGCCCGTGGAACTCGACGTGCGGCTGCCCGGCAGCCCGCCCGCGGCGGTCGAGTCCGCGGCGTACTTCGCGGTCGCCGAGGCGCTGGCCAACGTCACCAAACACAGCACCGCCACCCGCGTCTGGATCCAGGTTCATCACCAGGACGGTCTGTTGAAAATGGTGGTCGGTGACGACGGCCGTGGCGGGGCCACCATGGACGCGGGGACCGGCCTGTCCGGGGTACGCCGCCGGCTGGCATCCTTCGATGGCACGATGACCGTGACGAGTCCGGCAGGCGGACCCACCGTCGTCACCATGGAGCTGCCGTGCGAGTTGTCATCGCCGAGGATCTCGCCCTCCTCCGGGACGGGCTGA
- a CDS encoding response regulator, which yields MRVVIAEDLALLRDGLTRILDAYGFKVVEAVADGPSVLPALTRHRPDVAVLDVRLPPTFTDEGLQAALAARAQIPGLPILVLSQHVEQLYARELLADKAGGVGYLLKDRVSNVAQFIDAVQRVAGGGMVMDPEVVSQLLARNSGAERLLDLTAREREVLGLMAEGRSNAAIAGRLFVTEKAVSKHINNIFSKLGMPPSEDDNRRVLAVLAYLNG from the coding sequence GTGCGAGTTGTCATCGCCGAGGATCTCGCCCTCCTCCGGGACGGGCTGACCCGCATCCTCGACGCGTACGGGTTCAAGGTGGTCGAGGCTGTCGCCGACGGGCCGTCGGTGCTGCCGGCGCTCACCCGGCACCGCCCCGACGTCGCCGTCCTCGACGTACGCCTGCCACCCACCTTCACCGACGAGGGCCTGCAAGCGGCGCTCGCGGCCCGCGCCCAGATCCCCGGGCTGCCGATCCTCGTGCTGTCCCAGCACGTCGAGCAGCTGTACGCGCGGGAACTCCTCGCCGACAAGGCCGGGGGAGTCGGCTACCTGCTCAAGGACCGGGTCTCCAACGTCGCCCAGTTCATCGACGCGGTGCAGCGGGTGGCCGGCGGCGGCATGGTGATGGACCCGGAGGTGGTGTCGCAGCTCCTGGCGCGCAACAGCGGGGCGGAACGGCTGCTCGATCTCACCGCCCGCGAGCGGGAGGTGTTGGGGCTGATGGCGGAGGGGCGGTCGAACGCTGCCATCGCGGGGCGGCTGTTCGTGACCGAGAAGGCGGTCAGCAAGCACATCAACAACATCTTCAGCAAGCTGGGGATGCCGCCGTCGGAGGACGACAACCGCCGGGTGCTGGCGGTGTTGGCGTATCTGAACGGCTGA